In Lautropia mirabilis, one DNA window encodes the following:
- the murG gene encoding undecaprenyldiphospho-muramoylpentapeptide beta-N-acetylglucosaminyltransferase, giving the protein MSAKRVLIMAGGTGGHIFPGLAVAEQLRERGWEIFWLGNPDGMEALLVPQHDIEMKHVHFQGFRGKGLMAKLRMPLRLHRACGEAKKAFKQVRPHVVLGMGGYVTVPGGLVARKLGVPMVLHEQNSVAGMANRFLARFAARVLVAFPGAMSRAVWVGNPVNRAISAIPAPELRYRERSGPLKVLVVGGSLGAQAFNRIIPNAFGLIEPERRPEILHQSGRAHLEELRTNYKNAAVDAQAVAFIDNMAEAYSEADLVIARAGATTVSELAAAGVASILIPYPHAVDDHQTGNARFLSETGAAILIPQTELTPSGLSSLLAHFNRPALAAMAAKARALGKPDAASIVADTCEAVARA; this is encoded by the coding sequence CTGGGAGATCTTCTGGCTGGGCAACCCGGACGGCATGGAGGCACTGCTGGTGCCCCAGCACGACATCGAGATGAAGCACGTGCATTTCCAGGGCTTCCGGGGCAAGGGTCTGATGGCCAAGCTGCGCATGCCGCTGCGTCTGCACCGTGCCTGTGGCGAGGCGAAGAAGGCCTTCAAGCAGGTGCGCCCGCATGTGGTGCTGGGCATGGGCGGCTATGTCACCGTGCCCGGGGGGCTGGTGGCGCGCAAGCTGGGCGTGCCGATGGTGCTGCATGAGCAGAATTCGGTCGCCGGCATGGCCAACCGCTTCCTGGCGCGCTTTGCGGCGCGTGTGCTGGTGGCCTTCCCGGGCGCGATGTCGCGGGCGGTCTGGGTGGGCAACCCGGTCAACCGCGCCATTTCCGCCATTCCGGCGCCCGAGCTGCGCTACCGTGAGCGCAGCGGTCCGCTGAAGGTGCTGGTGGTGGGCGGCAGCCTGGGGGCGCAGGCCTTCAATCGCATCATTCCCAACGCCTTCGGTCTGATCGAGCCCGAGCGGCGCCCTGAGATCCTGCATCAGAGTGGTCGTGCGCATCTCGAAGAGCTGCGGACCAACTACAAGAACGCAGCGGTCGACGCACAGGCCGTCGCATTCATCGACAACATGGCCGAAGCCTATTCCGAGGCCGATCTGGTGATCGCCCGTGCCGGTGCCACCACGGTGTCCGAACTGGCGGCGGCCGGGGTCGCGTCGATCCTGATTCCCTATCCGCACGCGGTGGACGACCACCAGACCGGCAATGCCCGTTTCCTGTCCGAAACCGGTGCGGCCATCCTCATTCCCCAGACGGAGCTGACGCCCTCGGGGCTGTCGTCGCTGCTGGCGCATTTCAACCGTCCGGCCCTGGCGGCCATGGCGGCCAAGGCACGCGCCCTGGGCAAACCCGATGCCGCCTCCATCGTGGCAGATACCTGCGAGGCAGTGGCAAGAGCATGA